Proteins co-encoded in one Bacillus paramycoides genomic window:
- a CDS encoding DUF3924 domain-containing protein encodes MNTLTIELPKETAEKLDLLKQAYEKKTGASISESTLVQTLISKEFIQAITPFDLQQFVTGKEQH; translated from the coding sequence ATGAACACATTAACAATTGAATTACCGAAAGAAACGGCTGAAAAACTTGATTTATTAAAACAAGCTTATGAAAAGAAAACAGGTGCTTCCATTTCTGAGAGCACTCTTGTTCAAACACTTATCTCAAAAGAATTTATCCAAGCGATAACTCCTTTTGATTTACAACAATTCGTCACTGGAAAAGAACAGCATTAA
- the mprF gene encoding bifunctional lysylphosphatidylglycerol flippase/synthetase MprF, with translation MSFSWKRFLQIGKIIFPFVVLTIVFFQAKKELAGISFLEAINTIKNIPTGGVFLAITLGAFAVSTMFFYDYVMLRYLKADIPVQKIFRISWIANTLNGFIGFGGLVGAGVRTMLYRPYIKENGKLIKSIAWMTTAFINGLAILSFLGLIGILDTSFILHEKPWLWPVLIFFALFVPIYIGFSKLKNRKPKQAEGQGEEEKNPTVLYSLVSLVEWVSAGIVMYVILILFGIDIEFQKFLGVYVIAALAGVVSLVPGGLGSFDLVFLTGLGQYGIDTGVLLPAMLLYRLVYYILPFCLGLIFAAFEMTGVAIKKFEDKPFIAPALETTGVIWTLQRDFLGKLGSWASAALTVFAGLMVILSTILPTSINRAHALHILAPKHLIQFSFSLSLTFGILLLILSRGIYYGTKRSYYMTIISLIGAAIFNTLKGIDIEETFILLIVLAVLYMLRKRFVREKMEVSLSDMVKVFIFLLVTLYLYKNLGILFAGAKEAFKPDFVVRNITQVKRSALAAAFFVPTFLLIGSLIANRYRNEFPGQPANDKRLQNFLDEHNGNVLSHLGFLGDKQFFFSSDGKALLLFSITGKRLVVLGDPIGDPSSYRTVLQEFLAEADRFGYICVFYQIESKWMSLYHDFGYNFFKLGEEAVVDLNTFTITGKKRAGMRATFNRFEREGYTFSIHQPPFSNELFEELRKVSDAWLGGKKEKGFSLGYFDHEYISRAPIATLSDADGKIIAFTTFMPVYQDGSLSVDLMRYYPDAPSGIMDAIFIHLFQWAKENEYHSFNIGMAPLSNVGLSTQSFWSERVAAAIFNNVRYTYSFSGLRHFKEKYKPAWSGKYLAFRKNHSLPITMLSVTKLIGKRKNS, from the coding sequence ATGTCGTTTTCATGGAAACGTTTCTTACAAATCGGGAAAATTATCTTCCCATTTGTTGTATTAACAATTGTATTCTTTCAAGCAAAAAAAGAATTAGCAGGGATTTCTTTTTTAGAAGCAATCAATACAATTAAAAACATTCCAACCGGAGGAGTCTTTTTAGCAATTACACTTGGTGCATTTGCCGTATCAACAATGTTCTTTTATGACTATGTTATGCTTCGTTATTTAAAAGCTGATATACCAGTCCAAAAGATTTTTCGTATCTCATGGATTGCTAATACTTTAAATGGATTTATTGGATTTGGTGGTCTCGTTGGAGCTGGTGTACGCACAATGCTTTATCGTCCATACATAAAAGAAAATGGTAAACTTATTAAAAGTATCGCCTGGATGACAACTGCTTTTATTAACGGACTAGCAATTCTTTCTTTCCTCGGTCTTATTGGAATATTAGACACGAGTTTTATTTTGCATGAAAAACCGTGGCTATGGCCTGTTCTTATCTTCTTCGCCCTTTTCGTCCCTATATACATTGGCTTTTCTAAACTAAAAAATAGAAAACCAAAGCAAGCCGAAGGTCAAGGAGAAGAAGAGAAAAATCCAACTGTTTTATATTCATTAGTTTCATTAGTTGAGTGGGTATCTGCCGGTATTGTTATGTACGTCATACTAATATTATTTGGCATCGATATCGAATTTCAAAAGTTTTTAGGTGTATATGTAATTGCTGCTTTAGCTGGTGTTGTTAGTCTTGTACCTGGAGGACTTGGTTCGTTTGATCTCGTCTTTTTAACTGGGCTCGGACAGTATGGCATCGATACAGGCGTATTACTACCTGCTATGTTATTATATCGCCTCGTCTATTACATTTTACCTTTCTGCCTTGGCCTTATTTTTGCAGCTTTTGAAATGACAGGCGTGGCCATTAAAAAGTTTGAAGATAAACCTTTTATCGCGCCTGCATTAGAAACAACTGGTGTTATATGGACTTTGCAACGTGATTTTCTAGGAAAACTAGGTTCATGGGCCTCCGCTGCTCTAACAGTATTTGCTGGACTAATGGTTATTTTATCGACCATTCTACCGACAAGTATAAACAGAGCACACGCCTTACATATTCTAGCTCCAAAACATCTTATTCAATTTTCTTTTAGCTTATCACTAACATTTGGTATTCTCCTCCTGATCCTTTCACGAGGCATATATTATGGAACAAAGCGTTCTTACTATATGACGATTATTTCTTTAATCGGAGCAGCCATCTTTAATACGCTAAAAGGGATTGATATTGAAGAAACGTTTATTTTATTAATTGTACTCGCTGTATTATATATGCTTCGTAAAAGATTTGTCCGTGAGAAAATGGAAGTCTCACTTTCTGATATGGTAAAAGTTTTTATATTTTTACTTGTAACATTATATTTATATAAAAACTTAGGTATTTTATTTGCAGGTGCAAAAGAAGCTTTTAAACCTGATTTTGTTGTTCGTAATATTACGCAAGTGAAACGAAGTGCATTAGCAGCTGCCTTTTTCGTTCCTACATTTTTACTGATTGGCTCACTCATTGCCAATCGTTATCGAAATGAATTTCCCGGGCAACCAGCTAATGATAAAAGATTGCAAAACTTTTTAGATGAACATAACGGAAATGTACTTAGTCATTTAGGATTTTTAGGAGATAAACAATTCTTCTTCAGTAGTGATGGAAAAGCGCTCCTTCTCTTCTCTATAACTGGAAAACGTCTTGTTGTGCTAGGTGATCCAATTGGGGATCCTTCCTCCTACCGTACTGTGTTACAAGAGTTTTTAGCTGAGGCTGATCGATTTGGATATATTTGTGTATTCTACCAAATCGAAAGCAAATGGATGAGTTTATATCATGATTTTGGTTACAACTTCTTTAAACTCGGTGAAGAAGCTGTCGTTGATTTGAACACATTTACAATAACAGGAAAAAAACGCGCCGGTATGCGAGCGACTTTCAACCGTTTTGAACGAGAAGGCTATACATTCTCTATTCATCAGCCACCGTTCTCAAACGAATTATTTGAAGAGTTAAGAAAAGTTTCAGATGCGTGGCTCGGTGGAAAAAAAGAGAAAGGTTTTTCACTCGGATACTTTGATCATGAGTATATTAGCCGAGCACCTATCGCTACATTATCTGATGCAGATGGAAAAATCATTGCATTTACAACCTTTATGCCCGTATATCAAGACGGATCATTGTCTGTTGATTTAATGCGCTATTATCCAGATGCACCTAGCGGCATTATGGATGCAATTTTCATCCACCTATTCCAGTGGGCAAAAGAAAATGAATACCATTCCTTTAATATTGGTATGGCACCACTTTCAAATGTAGGTTTATCGACACAGTCTTTCTGGTCTGAACGAGTTGCTGCTGCTATCTTTAATAATGTTCGTTATACGTATAGTTTTAGCGGGTTACGACATTTTAAAGAAAAATATAAACCAGCATGGAGCGGTAAATATTTAGCATTTAGAAAGAATCATTCTTTACCAATTACAATGCTCTCTGTAACAAAATTAATAGGAAAAAGAAAAAACAGCTAA
- the rluB gene encoding 23S rRNA pseudouridine(2605) synthase RluB, giving the protein MERLQKVIAQAGIASRRKAEELIQQGKVKVNGKIVKELGTKVTPQDKVEVNNIPLEKEEPVYFLLYKPTGVISSVSDDKGRNVVTDFFPEITQRLFPIGRLDYDTSGVLLMTNDGDFANVLMHPRYKVEKTYVAKIKGPLTGEKIRMLERGVMLEDGKTAPARVKIISWDKRKEMAIVQLTIHEGRNRQVRRMFEALDCKVVKLKRERYAFLEVGSLRPGDARELTPHEVKQLRALASTKPR; this is encoded by the coding sequence ATGGAACGATTACAAAAAGTGATTGCGCAAGCAGGTATTGCATCGAGAAGAAAGGCTGAGGAATTAATTCAGCAAGGAAAAGTGAAAGTGAATGGAAAAATAGTGAAGGAGTTAGGAACGAAAGTAACTCCTCAAGATAAAGTAGAAGTAAATAACATCCCTCTTGAAAAAGAAGAACCTGTTTATTTTTTACTATATAAACCAACTGGCGTAATTTCAAGTGTATCAGATGATAAAGGAAGAAATGTTGTAACAGACTTTTTCCCAGAAATTACACAACGTTTATTCCCAATCGGACGTTTAGATTATGATACGTCTGGCGTATTATTAATGACAAACGATGGGGACTTCGCAAACGTATTAATGCACCCTAGATATAAAGTTGAAAAAACGTATGTTGCAAAAATAAAAGGTCCACTAACAGGTGAGAAAATTCGCATGTTAGAACGCGGTGTTATGTTAGAAGACGGAAAAACAGCACCAGCGCGTGTGAAAATCATTTCTTGGGACAAGCGTAAAGAAATGGCGATTGTACAATTAACAATTCATGAAGGACGTAACCGTCAAGTACGTCGTATGTTTGAAGCGTTAGATTGTAAAGTAGTGAAACTAAAGCGTGAACGTTATGCTTTCTTAGAAGTAGGAAGCCTGCGACCTGGTGATGCAAGAGAATTGACACCACATGAGGTGAAACAATTACGTGCATTGGCTTCTACAAAGCCTCGCTAA
- the spmA gene encoding spore maturation protein SpmA, with product MVNLVWVAMAVIGIIYAMINGTMEAINKAVFDGAKDAVTICIGLISVLVFWLGLMKIAEEAGLLKKLVALFMPIVKRLFPEIPKDHPSMGFILSNMMANFFGLGNAATPLGIKAMEQLKELNGGKDSASRSMVTFLALNTSAITLIPTTVISIRMTYESANPTEIVGVTFIAQVLSMIGAIWIDRYFYRRRSRKGRKK from the coding sequence ATGGTTAATCTCGTATGGGTAGCGATGGCAGTCATAGGGATTATTTATGCCATGATAAATGGAACGATGGAAGCAATAAATAAAGCAGTATTTGACGGGGCAAAAGACGCAGTAACAATTTGTATAGGACTCATTAGTGTATTAGTATTTTGGCTCGGTTTAATGAAAATTGCGGAGGAAGCAGGGTTGTTAAAAAAGTTAGTGGCACTTTTTATGCCGATAGTAAAAAGGCTGTTTCCAGAAATACCGAAAGATCATCCGTCAATGGGGTTTATTTTATCGAATATGATGGCGAACTTTTTTGGATTAGGTAATGCAGCAACTCCTCTTGGTATTAAAGCAATGGAACAATTGAAAGAGTTAAATGGAGGAAAGGATTCGGCGAGCCGTTCCATGGTGACGTTTCTTGCGCTAAATACATCAGCAATTACTTTAATTCCTACAACCGTTATTTCTATTCGAATGACGTATGAATCAGCGAATCCTACTGAAATTGTTGGGGTAACATTCATTGCACAAGTACTCTCTATGATCGGAGCGATTTGGATTGACCGCTATTTTTACCGAAGAAGGAGTAGGAAGGGGCGGAAAAAATGA
- the deoD gene encoding purine-nucleoside phosphorylase, whose translation MSVHIEAKQGEIAESILLPGDPLRAKYIAETFLEDVTCYNNVRGMLGFTGTYKGKRVSVQGTGMGVPSISIYVNELIQSYGVKNLIRVGTCGAIQKDVKVRDVIIAMTACTDSNMNRLTFPGFDFAPAANFDLLKKAYDAGTEKGLHVRVGNVLTADVFYRESMDMVKKLGDYGVLAVEMETTALYTLAAKYGVNALSVLTVSDHIFTGEETTSEERQTTFNEMIEIALDAAIQQ comes from the coding sequence ATGAGTGTACATATCGAAGCAAAACAAGGCGAAATTGCTGAATCTATTCTATTACCTGGTGACCCATTACGTGCAAAATATATCGCTGAAACATTTCTAGAGGACGTTACTTGCTATAATAACGTGCGTGGTATGTTAGGTTTCACTGGAACTTATAAAGGAAAACGCGTATCTGTTCAGGGTACAGGTATGGGTGTTCCTTCTATTTCTATTTATGTAAACGAATTAATCCAAAGCTACGGAGTTAAAAATTTAATTCGCGTTGGAACTTGCGGTGCGATTCAAAAAGACGTAAAAGTACGTGACGTTATTATTGCAATGACAGCTTGTACAGATTCTAATATGAACCGTTTAACATTCCCAGGGTTTGATTTTGCACCAGCTGCAAACTTTGACCTTTTAAAGAAAGCTTACGATGCTGGAACTGAAAAAGGCTTACACGTTCGTGTTGGTAATGTTTTAACAGCAGATGTATTTTACCGTGAAAGCATGGACATGGTTAAAAAACTTGGAGATTACGGTGTATTAGCAGTAGAAATGGAAACAACTGCACTTTACACTTTAGCAGCGAAATACGGTGTAAATGCATTATCTGTCTTAACAGTAAGCGATCACATCTTCACTGGTGAAGAAACAACATCTGAAGAGCGTCAAACTACATTTAACGAAATGATTGAAATTGCTTTAGATGCAGCAATTCAACAATAA
- the spmB gene encoding spore maturation protein SpmB: MSIVNTISLWVIPCVIGFILLYGTIKKVPTYESFVEGGKEGIQIAISILPFMVGMLVSISIFRASGALDAMISVMKPMLDLIHVPAEIVPLALIRPISGSAGLSITTDLIATYGPDSFIGRLASTMQGSTDTTFYILTVYFGAVGIRKMGDALKVGLFADLIGIICSIVFVSLMFK; the protein is encoded by the coding sequence ATGAGCATTGTAAATACGATATCATTATGGGTAATCCCTTGTGTAATTGGTTTTATCCTCTTATATGGCACGATTAAGAAAGTGCCAACTTATGAATCATTCGTTGAGGGAGGAAAAGAAGGAATTCAAATTGCGATCTCCATTTTACCGTTTATGGTTGGGATGCTTGTATCTATTTCTATATTTCGAGCTTCAGGTGCATTGGATGCAATGATATCAGTAATGAAGCCGATGTTAGATTTAATTCACGTCCCAGCAGAAATTGTTCCGCTAGCACTTATACGCCCTATTTCAGGCTCTGCTGGTTTAAGTATAACGACTGATTTAATTGCCACATATGGGCCGGACTCGTTTATTGGAAGGTTAGCTTCTACGATGCAAGGAAGTACAGATACGACTTTTTATATTTTAACAGTATACTTCGGAGCTGTTGGAATTAGAAAAATGGGAGATGCATTAAAGGTGGGACTTTTTGCCGATTTGATCGGAATTATTTGTTCCATTGTGTTTGTTTCTTTAATGTTTAAGTAA
- a CDS encoding sensor histidine kinase, with protein sequence MKNRSIVFKLFLLTSTLFTIIFLLFFLGQSLFLEKFYINKKVKTVQTAFEKFVANYEKSDKDPEEIRKLKQEFHDKTNADMQFLNSEGIIKSDNNYYIDVINPKNNETYFIPLNNLLTPEEYKKFENLGLKKDGMINVVGLLRGKTITPLELTTNYNRWQNERFNSDFQSINGNSTKNRLTSRSKTVTQIEFTGIVSKLQLPSKAEVRLANDFETLQAVQYFADIIRNGTANPHQLNTYIIDGGENIKNSIFVKPIVENGKITEYAFAIASLQPVNEAMLVLKDYYVYALIIVFLVIILLSFYYSKIIVKPLIKMNRVTKKMANFDFSEKLPVTADDEIGGLSGSINTLSVNLKDRIDRLNVANTKLQQDIERERQLEKTRKEFISGVSHELKTPLSVIRSFAEGIKDGVSKDTTYYTDVILEETENMNRLIVEMLELAKLESGTYKLDMTTFSIGELIQQVYTKLLFSMEEKHLQVNIDGDSSIFVQANRSRIEQVVVNLLSNAIRYTPDGEKIQVSVIEMEDTIKVQIENTGNPIPEESLEKIWDRFYRLDASRSRHTGGTGLGLSIVKNILDLHHAEYGVYNTTNSVVFYFNLQKVKEVK encoded by the coding sequence GTGAAAAACAGAAGTATCGTCTTTAAACTATTTCTATTAACATCAACATTATTTACAATCATATTCCTCCTTTTTTTCTTAGGACAATCTCTATTTTTAGAGAAATTTTATATTAATAAAAAAGTAAAAACCGTCCAAACAGCTTTTGAAAAATTCGTAGCTAATTATGAAAAAAGTGATAAAGATCCTGAGGAAATTAGAAAACTAAAACAAGAATTTCATGATAAAACAAATGCTGATATGCAATTTTTAAATTCTGAGGGCATTATTAAAAGTGATAACAATTACTACATTGATGTCATTAATCCTAAAAATAATGAAACATATTTCATTCCACTCAATAATCTTTTAACGCCCGAAGAATATAAGAAATTTGAAAACTTAGGATTGAAAAAAGATGGCATGATAAACGTCGTCGGTTTGCTACGAGGGAAAACAATAACCCCACTAGAATTGACAACAAATTATAATCGATGGCAAAACGAACGTTTCAATTCAGATTTTCAATCCATTAATGGCAATTCTACTAAAAATAGACTTACAAGCCGATCCAAAACTGTGACTCAAATTGAGTTTACTGGTATTGTATCTAAATTACAGCTTCCGTCAAAAGCCGAGGTTCGCCTTGCAAATGATTTTGAAACATTACAAGCCGTTCAATATTTTGCAGACATTATTAGAAATGGCACTGCTAACCCGCACCAATTGAACACTTATATAATAGATGGTGGAGAGAATATAAAAAATAGCATCTTTGTAAAACCTATTGTGGAAAATGGAAAAATTACAGAATACGCTTTTGCGATAGCATCTTTACAACCTGTTAATGAAGCGATGCTCGTTTTAAAGGATTATTATGTCTATGCCTTAATCATCGTATTTCTCGTAATTATTTTATTATCCTTCTACTACTCAAAAATCATTGTGAAGCCATTAATTAAAATGAATCGCGTTACAAAGAAAATGGCCAATTTTGATTTTAGCGAGAAGTTACCTGTAACAGCAGACGATGAGATTGGCGGGCTTTCCGGTAGTATTAATACGTTATCTGTAAACTTAAAAGACCGAATCGATCGATTAAATGTTGCCAATACAAAATTACAACAAGATATTGAACGTGAACGTCAATTAGAGAAAACGCGAAAAGAATTCATTTCTGGTGTATCGCACGAATTAAAAACACCACTTAGTGTAATTAGAAGTTTCGCAGAAGGAATTAAAGATGGCGTTAGTAAAGATACGACGTATTACACAGATGTTATTTTAGAAGAAACCGAAAACATGAACAGACTTATTGTTGAAATGTTAGAATTAGCAAAATTAGAGTCAGGTACGTACAAACTAGATATGACGACATTCTCGATCGGTGAATTAATTCAACAAGTCTATACAAAGTTATTATTTAGCATGGAAGAAAAGCATTTACAAGTGAACATAGATGGAGACTCTTCTATATTTGTTCAAGCGAATCGTAGTCGTATTGAGCAAGTCGTTGTGAACTTACTTAGCAATGCCATTCGCTATACGCCAGATGGAGAAAAAATACAAGTTTCTGTTATAGAAATGGAAGATACAATAAAAGTACAAATCGAAAACACAGGAAACCCTATCCCAGAAGAAAGCCTTGAAAAAATTTGGGATCGTTTCTACCGTTTAGATGCATCTCGTAGCCGTCATACTGGTGGTACTGGTCTCGGATTATCTATTGTAAAAAACATCTTAGACCTCCACCATGCCGAGTACGGTGTATATAACACAACTAATAGTGTTGTATTCTACTTTAATTTACAAAAAGTAAAAGAAGTCAAATAA
- a CDS encoding YpuI family protein: protein MSNLMVENQTEQVSMFLEDVIHLITNYVNYHTLPSLLEETPAGNEQYYKGLLASIRRLLVFCEEGHDACFVLLNSQPFRKTAAEKILYKIYHQVIAEFFSPKSDYWYENSRSAYTGKNSIVFQQTPPASIEQVMKSLEGKFQLMREELEYYETDYQTKMLHKY, encoded by the coding sequence ATGTCTAATCTAATGGTTGAAAATCAAACAGAACAAGTTTCTATGTTTTTAGAAGATGTTATTCATTTGATAACCAATTATGTAAATTATCATACGTTGCCTTCTTTATTAGAAGAGACACCAGCAGGGAATGAACAATATTATAAAGGGTTATTAGCGTCAATAAGACGTCTTCTCGTTTTTTGTGAAGAAGGACATGATGCATGTTTTGTTTTGTTAAATAGCCAGCCATTTCGAAAAACAGCAGCTGAAAAAATTCTATATAAAATTTATCATCAAGTAATTGCAGAGTTTTTTTCACCAAAGAGTGATTATTGGTATGAAAATAGTCGATCTGCTTATACAGGGAAAAACTCCATCGTTTTTCAACAAACGCCACCTGCATCTATAGAGCAAGTGATGAAGAGTTTAGAAGGTAAATTTCAATTGATGCGTGAAGAACTAGAATATTATGAGACGGATTATCAAACAAAGATGTTACACAAATATTAA
- a CDS encoding tyrosine-type recombinase/integrase, whose product MKQAGQPIQNEKQLETIKNILLQSSKRDGLLFVLAVNSGLKVSEILQLKVSDVIDENENVRHSILFYNEKVKKHKWFAVNEDLQHAIEDYMKERKTWKRNEPLLKSQKGTKSITRQHAWYILNKAAKEVGLEGISSHTLRKTWGYCAYKSGVDIAFLQHFFDHSTPSKTLKYIGIA is encoded by the coding sequence ATGAAACAAGCAGGACAACCAATTCAAAATGAAAAACAATTAGAAACTATCAAAAATATACTTTTACAATCTTCGAAACGTGATGGCTTATTATTCGTATTAGCTGTGAATTCTGGCTTAAAAGTAAGTGAAATCTTACAATTAAAAGTTAGTGATGTAATCGATGAAAATGAAAATGTTCGCCATTCCATTTTATTTTACAATGAAAAAGTAAAGAAACATAAATGGTTTGCTGTAAATGAAGACTTACAGCACGCGATCGAAGACTACATGAAAGAACGTAAAACTTGGAAACGTAATGAACCATTATTAAAGTCTCAAAAAGGAACAAAATCTATTACGAGACAACATGCATGGTACATTTTAAACAAAGCTGCAAAAGAAGTTGGATTAGAAGGGATTAGCTCACATACACTTCGAAAAACTTGGGGATATTGTGCATACAAATCAGGTGTTGATATCGCATTTTTACAACACTTCTTTGATCATAGTACTCCATCAAAAACTTTAAAGTATATCGGTATTGCTTAA
- a CDS encoding superoxide dismutase: MSQQGVFTDYFHEVENWCESVLHVLDSRAMEVYDVHMLAYKIQTLLDRMKEHEYDTDAEFMYEISDDVEHIQHHLQEVFVQGEEEYELYERGESERAVPIGGHTLPPLPYPYNALEPYISREIMMLHHDKHHRSYVEGLNKAEKMMEEARKTNQFDLIKHWEREAAFHGSGHYLHTIFWNNMKKNGGGSPRGALSQQIEQDFGSFLRFQKHFTEAASKVEGSGWAILVWVPRSGRLEILQSTLHQLFTQWDTIPLLVLDVWEHAYYLQYQNRKDEYIKNWWNVVNWPDVEKRFESAKQIEWTPY; the protein is encoded by the coding sequence ATGAGTCAGCAAGGTGTATTTACAGATTACTTTCATGAAGTAGAAAACTGGTGTGAAAGTGTTCTTCACGTATTAGATAGCCGTGCAATGGAAGTGTATGATGTCCATATGCTTGCTTATAAAATTCAAACGTTATTAGACCGTATGAAAGAGCATGAGTATGATACAGATGCAGAGTTTATGTATGAAATAAGTGATGATGTAGAGCATATTCAGCATCATTTGCAGGAAGTGTTCGTACAAGGAGAAGAGGAGTATGAACTATATGAAAGAGGGGAAAGTGAACGAGCTGTTCCCATTGGAGGACACACACTTCCACCATTACCTTATCCGTATAATGCGTTAGAACCGTATATTTCTAGAGAAATTATGATGTTACACCATGATAAACATCATCGCAGTTACGTGGAAGGATTAAATAAGGCAGAAAAGATGATGGAAGAAGCGAGAAAAACAAATCAATTTGACCTAATTAAGCATTGGGAAAGAGAAGCGGCTTTTCATGGATCAGGTCATTACTTACACACGATATTTTGGAATAACATGAAAAAAAATGGTGGCGGAAGTCCAAGAGGCGCTCTTTCACAACAAATTGAACAAGATTTTGGGAGTTTTTTACGTTTTCAAAAACATTTCACAGAAGCAGCGTCTAAAGTAGAAGGATCAGGATGGGCGATTCTCGTTTGGGTGCCACGATCTGGAAGGTTAGAAATTTTGCAGAGCACACTTCATCAATTATTTACACAATGGGATACGATACCGCTCCTTGTACTAGACGTGTGGGAACATGCGTATTATTTACAATACCAAAATCGCAAAGATGAATATATTAAAAACTGGTGGAATGTTGTCAATTGGCCTGATGTAGAAAAAAGATTTGAAAGTGCGAAACAAATTGAATGGACACCGTATTAG
- the dacB gene encoding D-alanyl-D-alanine carboxypeptidase DacB has translation MRRICVIITLLIMHASVMSIPTYAKMNSNVSARNAVLMEQQSGRVLYGKAEHEPQKIASITKIMTALLAAESGKMKEMVSVSNEAVRVEGSAIYLKPGQKVKLEDLVYGLMLRSGNDAAQVIAENVGGSIEGFVYLMNEKAKQIGMKDTHFSNPHGLDGDGSHYSSAYDMALLTKYAMGNETFKKIFGTKTYKSDSWDYPWKNKHKLVTSYYEFATGGKTGFTKKAGRTLVTTASKDGLDLIVVTLSASSDWDDHMNLFDKGFERFKQTNVLGQGALAEITEKKYANHVYTKNSFAVPLTEQERKHVVLKVELDKSAKLKDGVKVGKTEIYVGNEKVGERNLFYSKRKLVATTGMYWNNVKEIFSHMIGVGSDG, from the coding sequence ATGAGACGAATTTGTGTAATAATTACGCTTCTTATTATGCATGCAAGCGTTATGTCAATTCCTACATATGCAAAGATGAACAGTAATGTCAGTGCTCGAAATGCTGTATTAATGGAGCAACAATCAGGTCGTGTATTATATGGAAAAGCAGAACATGAGCCACAAAAAATTGCTAGTATAACAAAAATTATGACAGCCTTGTTAGCTGCTGAATCAGGCAAAATGAAAGAAATGGTATCGGTTAGTAATGAAGCAGTGAGAGTAGAAGGTTCAGCAATTTATTTAAAGCCTGGACAGAAGGTGAAGTTAGAGGATTTAGTATATGGACTCATGCTTAGATCTGGTAATGATGCAGCACAAGTAATTGCTGAAAATGTAGGAGGGAGTATAGAAGGGTTCGTATATCTAATGAATGAAAAGGCGAAACAAATTGGAATGAAAGATACGCACTTTTCAAACCCACATGGCTTGGATGGAGATGGATCTCATTATTCGTCTGCTTATGATATGGCACTATTAACGAAGTATGCAATGGGGAACGAAACCTTTAAGAAGATTTTTGGGACAAAAACGTATAAATCAGATTCGTGGGATTATCCGTGGAAAAATAAACATAAACTCGTGACGTCGTATTATGAATTTGCAACAGGAGGAAAAACAGGTTTTACGAAGAAAGCAGGACGGACGCTTGTTACAACAGCATCAAAAGATGGACTAGATCTAATTGTCGTAACTTTGAGTGCTTCTAGCGATTGGGACGATCACATGAATTTATTTGATAAAGGTTTTGAACGTTTCAAGCAAACGAACGTTTTAGGACAAGGAGCTCTTGCTGAAATTACGGAAAAGAAATATGCCAATCATGTATATACGAAAAACAGTTTCGCGGTGCCATTAACTGAGCAGGAAAGAAAGCATGTCGTATTAAAAGTTGAACTCGATAAAAGTGCAAAACTTAAAGATGGAGTAAAGGTTGGGAAGACAGAAATTTATGTTGGCAATGAGAAAGTTGGAGAACGAAATTTATTTTATAGCAAACGAAAGTTAGTAGCTACAACGGGAATGTATTGGAATAATGTGAAAGAAATTTTTTCTCATATGATAGGTGTTGGGAGCGATGGTTAA